From Actinosynnema mirum DSM 43827, a single genomic window includes:
- a CDS encoding ABC transporter substrate-binding protein, whose amino-acid sequence MIPNRRAGSRARRWAGLAAALSLAVTGCGPGAAADPNTLTVSVWNLASTPEFQALFDAFEQANPGVTVKPVDIVAADYPEKVTTMLAGGDRTDVITMKNVTDYARHSSRGQLQDVTDLVEPLEPQGLQGLEAFESEGRYFAAPYRQDFWVLYYNKTLFQQAGVPAPENWTWAEYADAAKKLTTGSGGDKTFGAYHHVWRSVVQAIAAAQNDGDQLSGDYGFFTEQYTTALRMQQDGSVLDYGAITTQQADYRSTFERARTAMMPMGTWYTSSIIKAKREGDSQVDWAIAPLPQRAEGGEVATFGSPTAFAANRNADNSDLAREFVAFAAGEEGAKAITKVGVVPALRSEALTDAYFQLDGMAKDELSTAAFRPDHVALEMPVSKRSSAVDTILKEEHELIMVGEKSVADGIRDMGERVRTEAPE is encoded by the coding sequence ATGATTCCGAACCGCCGCGCCGGGTCGCGGGCACGACGCTGGGCAGGTCTGGCCGCCGCCCTCTCCCTGGCGGTCACCGGCTGCGGCCCCGGCGCCGCCGCCGACCCGAACACGCTCACCGTGTCGGTGTGGAACCTGGCCAGCACCCCGGAGTTCCAGGCCCTGTTCGACGCCTTCGAGCAGGCCAACCCCGGTGTCACGGTCAAGCCGGTGGACATCGTCGCCGCCGACTACCCGGAGAAGGTCACCACCATGCTCGCGGGTGGCGACCGCACCGACGTGATCACCATGAAGAACGTCACCGACTACGCCCGCCACTCCAGCCGGGGCCAGCTCCAGGACGTCACCGACCTCGTGGAGCCGCTCGAGCCCCAGGGCCTGCAAGGACTTGAGGCGTTCGAGTCCGAGGGCAGGTACTTCGCCGCCCCGTACCGCCAGGACTTCTGGGTGCTGTACTACAACAAGACCCTGTTCCAGCAGGCAGGCGTCCCCGCTCCCGAGAACTGGACCTGGGCCGAGTACGCCGACGCGGCGAAGAAGCTCACCACCGGCAGCGGCGGCGACAAGACCTTCGGCGCCTACCACCACGTGTGGCGCTCGGTGGTCCAGGCCATCGCCGCGGCCCAGAACGACGGCGACCAGCTCAGTGGCGACTACGGCTTCTTCACCGAGCAGTACACCACCGCGCTGCGGATGCAGCAGGACGGCTCGGTCCTGGACTACGGCGCCATCACCACCCAGCAGGCCGACTACCGCAGCACGTTCGAGCGGGCCAGGACCGCCATGATGCCCATGGGCACCTGGTACACCTCCAGCATCATCAAGGCCAAGCGGGAGGGCGACTCCCAGGTCGACTGGGCCATCGCCCCGCTCCCCCAGCGCGCCGAGGGCGGCGAGGTCGCCACCTTCGGCTCCCCCACCGCGTTCGCCGCCAACCGCAACGCCGACAACAGCGACCTGGCCCGCGAGTTCGTCGCCTTCGCCGCGGGAGAAGAAGGCGCCAAGGCCATCACGAAGGTCGGCGTCGTGCCCGCCCTGCGCAGCGAGGCGCTGACCGACGCCTACTTCCAGCTCGACGGCATGGCGAAGGACGAGCTGTCCACCGCCGCGTTCCGCCCGGACCACGTCGCCCTCGAGATGCCGGTGAGCAAGCGCAGCTCCGCCGTCGACACCATCCTCAAGGAGGAGCACGAGCTGATCATGGTCGGCGAGAAGTCCGTCGCCGACGGCATCCGCGACATGGGCGAGCGCGTGCGCACCGAGGCCCCCGAGTAG
- a CDS encoding DUF2264 domain-containing protein: MIADQDARELSPFTGWTRGHWTALADRMLRALRPLTSPGGARIVLPGPTGGLGADVDGLEGFARTFLLAGFRLAGERGHDPDHLAERYAQGLASGVDPASPERWPRPDEHAQAKVEAASLALVLDLTRPWLWDLLPERVRAQVVDYLSPVVGDDGYPRCNWLWFRVVVQTFLRSVGGPWRAEDVESDLALHEGFLRADSWYSDGDERAFDHYTGWAMHLYPVLWSRMRGARELTDRSTVDVQRLDRYLRDHVNLIGADGSPLVQGRSLTYRFAAAAPLWAGALAEVPSTPPGLLRRAASGIVRHFADRGAPDERGLLTLGWHRAWPRIAQSYSGPSSPYWAAKGMLGLALPADHPVWRAVEEPLPVETGDRLWVATAPGWLVSGTRADGVVRVVNHGADHAVEGAHVGDSPLYARLGYSTATAPPLSERAWSTPADQSAALLDAAGRATHRAGMSLLRTGLIDDGRVALGASRARAHWLADAPPARDHGSGRTGEHTDVALITVVSLLRGPWEVRCVRVDPLPEDPGALDAATALRVGGWPLAARTPPEVSALPHGLTIATGDVVSTLLTAEPGDTLEALSEHDASPLGPHSATPCATGRITRSRWRAYAIGLARTTEPPAAPTTGLAAADLRVTWPDGRTTALDLDEFSP; the protein is encoded by the coding sequence GTGATCGCGGACCAGGACGCGCGGGAGCTGTCCCCGTTCACCGGCTGGACGCGCGGGCACTGGACCGCGCTGGCGGACCGGATGCTGCGCGCGCTGCGCCCGCTGACCTCGCCCGGCGGCGCGCGGATCGTGCTGCCCGGCCCGACCGGCGGCCTCGGTGCGGACGTGGACGGCCTGGAGGGGTTCGCGCGCACGTTCCTGCTGGCCGGTTTCCGCCTGGCCGGGGAACGCGGCCACGACCCCGACCACCTGGCCGAGCGGTACGCGCAGGGCCTGGCGTCCGGCGTCGACCCGGCCTCCCCCGAGCGCTGGCCGCGCCCCGACGAGCACGCCCAGGCCAAGGTGGAGGCCGCGTCGCTGGCGCTGGTGCTGGACCTGACGCGCCCGTGGTTGTGGGACCTGCTGCCCGAGCGCGTGCGGGCCCAGGTGGTCGACTACCTGTCCCCGGTGGTCGGCGACGACGGCTACCCGCGCTGCAACTGGCTGTGGTTCCGGGTCGTCGTGCAGACCTTCCTGCGCTCGGTCGGCGGGCCGTGGCGGGCCGAGGACGTCGAGTCGGACCTGGCGCTGCACGAGGGGTTCCTGCGCGCGGACTCCTGGTACTCGGACGGCGACGAACGCGCGTTCGACCACTACACCGGCTGGGCGATGCACCTGTACCCGGTGCTGTGGTCCCGGATGCGCGGCGCCCGCGAGCTCACCGACAGGTCCACGGTGGACGTTCAGCGCCTGGACCGGTACCTGCGCGACCACGTGAACCTGATCGGCGCGGACGGCTCGCCGCTGGTCCAGGGCCGCAGCCTGACCTACCGCTTCGCCGCCGCAGCGCCGCTGTGGGCGGGCGCGCTCGCCGAGGTCCCCTCCACCCCGCCGGGCCTGCTGCGCCGCGCCGCGTCCGGGATCGTGCGGCACTTCGCCGACCGGGGCGCGCCCGACGAGCGCGGCCTGCTCACCCTCGGCTGGCACCGCGCCTGGCCCCGGATCGCCCAGAGCTACTCCGGCCCGTCATCGCCCTACTGGGCCGCCAAGGGGATGCTCGGCCTGGCGCTGCCCGCCGACCACCCGGTGTGGCGGGCGGTGGAGGAGCCGCTGCCGGTGGAGACCGGCGACCGGCTGTGGGTGGCCACCGCGCCGGGCTGGCTGGTCAGCGGCACCCGCGCGGACGGCGTGGTCCGGGTGGTCAACCACGGCGCGGACCACGCGGTGGAGGGCGCGCACGTCGGCGACTCCCCGCTGTACGCCCGCCTCGGCTACTCCACCGCCACCGCGCCCCCGCTGTCCGAGCGGGCCTGGAGCACCCCGGCCGACCAGTCCGCAGCGCTGCTGGACGCGGCGGGCCGCGCCACCCACCGCGCCGGGATGTCGTTGCTGCGCACCGGACTGATCGACGACGGCCGGGTCGCGCTCGGCGCGTCGCGGGCCCGCGCGCACTGGCTCGCCGACGCGCCCCCCGCCCGCGACCACGGCTCCGGCCGCACCGGCGAGCACACCGACGTCGCGCTGATCACGGTGGTGTCGCTGCTGCGCGGCCCCTGGGAGGTGCGCTGCGTCCGCGTCGACCCGCTGCCCGAGGACCCCGGCGCGCTCGACGCCGCGACCGCGCTGCGCGTCGGCGGCTGGCCACTGGCCGCCCGCACCCCGCCCGAGGTGTCCGCGCTCCCCCACGGCCTGACGATCGCCACCGGCGACGTGGTCTCCACCCTGCTGACCGCGGAGCCGGGCGACACCCTGGAAGCGCTTTCCGAGCACGACGCCAGCCCGCTCGGCCCGCACAGCGCCACCCCGTGCGCCACGGGCCGGATCACCCGGAGCCGGTGGCGCGCCTACGCGATCGGCCTGGCCAGGACCACCGAACCGCCCGCCGCCCCCACCACCGGCCTGGCCGCCGCCGACCTGCGCGTCACCTGGCCGGACGGCCGCACGACCGCGCTCGACCTGGACGAGTTCTCCCCCTAG
- a CDS encoding hydroxyacid dehydrogenase yields MDGPTFRTQFHAPQLRRLGELAQAADPVCVGELDSPDARRVLRGAEVLLTSWGCPGLSAERLAAAPELRAVFHCAGTVRPLVSETLWQRGILVTTAADDNAVPVAEFTLAAIVFAGKKAPFLAQDARRHRADWSYRAARGELSNRGRVIGLVGFSRVGRRVAAMLRALEVRVLVADPHADAAEVRAAGAELVPLPDLLRACDVLSLHLPALPSTSNLIGQRELALLRDGATVINTARGAVLDTAALERECAGGRLDAILDVTEPEPLPAASVLYDLPNVMITPHVAGSLGSEARRMSDSALEELARYLDGRPPRSPVTAERLRVSA; encoded by the coding sequence ATGGACGGCCCGACCTTCCGGACGCAGTTCCACGCCCCGCAGCTGCGCAGGCTGGGCGAGCTGGCGCAGGCCGCCGACCCGGTGTGCGTGGGCGAGCTGGACTCGCCGGACGCGCGGCGGGTGCTGCGCGGCGCCGAGGTGCTGCTGACCTCGTGGGGCTGCCCTGGGCTGTCCGCCGAGCGGCTGGCCGCCGCGCCCGAGCTGCGCGCGGTGTTCCACTGCGCGGGCACGGTCCGCCCGCTGGTGAGCGAAACCCTGTGGCAGCGGGGAATCCTGGTCACCACGGCCGCCGACGACAACGCGGTCCCGGTCGCCGAGTTCACGCTGGCCGCGATCGTGTTCGCGGGCAAGAAGGCCCCGTTCCTGGCGCAGGACGCCCGGCGGCACCGCGCCGACTGGTCGTACCGGGCCGCACGCGGCGAGCTGTCCAACCGGGGCCGGGTGATCGGGCTGGTCGGGTTCTCCCGCGTGGGCAGGCGGGTCGCGGCGATGCTGCGGGCGCTGGAGGTCCGGGTGCTGGTGGCCGACCCGCACGCCGACGCGGCGGAGGTGCGCGCGGCGGGCGCGGAGCTGGTGCCGCTGCCGGACCTGCTGCGGGCGTGCGACGTGCTGTCGCTGCACCTGCCCGCACTGCCGTCGACCAGCAACCTGATCGGGCAGCGGGAGTTGGCGCTGCTGCGCGACGGCGCCACCGTGATCAACACCGCGCGCGGGGCCGTGCTGGACACCGCCGCGCTGGAGCGCGAGTGCGCGGGCGGCAGGCTGGACGCGATCCTGGACGTCACCGAGCCCGAACCGCTGCCCGCCGCCTCGGTGCTCTACGACCTGCCCAACGTGATGATCACCCCGCACGTGGCCGGGTCGCTGGGCTCGGAGGCGCGGCGGATGAGCGACAGCGCGCTGGAGGAGCTGGCCCGCTACCTGGACGGGCGCCCGCCGAGGTCGCCGGTGACGGCCGAGCGGCTGCGGGTGAGCGCGTGA
- a CDS encoding substrate-binding domain-containing protein, protein MTTGTNARAMLPAERRARVVELLRRDGVVRVHELAVRLGVSAITVRRDITRLAREGVVRRVHGGATLELPATAPTSGGRASGAVTGAVVGLVVPSLVYYWPDVVRGVREAADELGLRVVLRGAGYAPDDELRQLGALVDSVGVDGLLVAPTTTGSQGAALVRWLRSAEVPVVLLERDSGDPGLGLLESVVSDHRLGAASAVRHLAELGHRRIGLCASASSPTAPHLRRGWRRACDELGLELDGVPEVTTCDHRDPDWSRQLDALLDRCRESGTTALLVHSDPEALALVQRCQERGIVVPGALSVVTYDDEMAELCDPPLTAVRPPKAAVGRAAVALLAARLRAAGGRPVHRVVVQPELITRGSSAEPAPVG, encoded by the coding sequence ATGACAACGGGTACGAACGCGCGGGCGATGCTGCCCGCCGAGCGGCGCGCCAGGGTGGTCGAGCTGCTGCGGCGCGACGGCGTGGTCCGGGTGCACGAGCTGGCGGTGCGGCTGGGCGTCTCGGCGATCACGGTGCGCCGCGACATCACCAGGCTCGCGCGGGAGGGCGTGGTGCGGCGGGTGCACGGCGGCGCGACGCTGGAGCTGCCCGCCACCGCCCCGACCAGCGGCGGGCGCGCCTCGGGGGCGGTCACCGGCGCGGTGGTCGGGCTGGTGGTGCCGTCGCTGGTCTACTACTGGCCGGACGTGGTGCGCGGGGTCCGCGAGGCCGCCGACGAGCTGGGGCTGCGGGTGGTGCTGCGCGGCGCCGGGTACGCGCCGGACGACGAGCTGCGCCAGCTCGGCGCGCTGGTCGACTCGGTCGGCGTCGACGGGCTGCTGGTCGCCCCGACCACCACCGGCAGCCAGGGCGCGGCGCTGGTGCGCTGGCTGCGGTCTGCCGAAGTGCCCGTCGTGCTGCTGGAGCGCGACTCCGGCGATCCGGGGCTGGGGCTGCTGGAGTCGGTGGTCAGCGACCACCGGCTCGGGGCGGCCTCGGCGGTGCGGCACCTGGCGGAGCTGGGGCACCGCCGGATCGGGTTGTGCGCCTCGGCCAGCAGCCCCACCGCCCCGCACCTGCGCCGGGGGTGGCGGCGGGCGTGCGACGAGCTGGGGCTGGAGCTGGACGGCGTGCCGGAGGTGACCACGTGCGACCACCGCGACCCGGACTGGTCGCGGCAGCTCGACGCGCTGCTCGACCGGTGCCGGGAGTCCGGGACGACGGCGCTGCTCGTGCACTCGGACCCGGAGGCGCTCGCGCTCGTGCAGCGCTGCCAGGAGCGCGGGATCGTGGTGCCGGGCGCGCTGTCGGTGGTGACCTACGACGACGAGATGGCCGAGCTGTGCGACCCGCCGCTGACCGCCGTGCGCCCGCCGAAGGCGGCGGTGGGCCGGGCGGCCGTGGCGCTGCTGGCGGCCAGGCTGCGGGCGGCGGGCGGCCGGCCGGTGCACCGGGTCGTGGTGCAGCCGGAGCTGATCACCAGGGGCTCGTCGGCGGAGCCCGCGCCGGTGGGGTAG
- a CDS encoding lysylphosphatidylglycerol synthase transmembrane domain-containing protein, producing the protein MIITRGAEHRTTLLKFAAVAVVVVALAVFAHQVDSGILRKVFVKSDPAWVLAAIAASTLPVLGNVLSLRAASPVRLPWGLTTVAQLATSFGNLVTPANLGGMATNVRFLGRNGVPTPGAVGAVGAVQGTSVLITVMIVLPFVATSGRVSELLSPGIGWLVAVAVVVVLAAALLVRRSRVMILDALAGMGQGLGTPGRCAVVLAGHVVALLGSTAALAAAVAAFGGDVPLGDLLLVAAAGTAIAGAVPVPGGAGAAELVLAAQLAAVGLDPSMALVVALLHRLISFWARVPIGWVAFSWLRREGHL; encoded by the coding sequence GTGATCATCACTCGCGGTGCGGAGCACCGGACGACCTTGCTCAAGTTCGCCGCGGTGGCGGTCGTCGTGGTGGCTCTCGCCGTCTTCGCGCACCAAGTGGACAGCGGCATCCTGCGCAAGGTGTTCGTGAAGTCCGACCCGGCCTGGGTGCTGGCCGCGATCGCCGCGTCCACCCTTCCCGTGCTGGGCAACGTGCTGTCGCTGCGCGCAGCCTCGCCCGTGCGGCTGCCGTGGGGGCTGACCACCGTGGCCCAGCTGGCCACCTCGTTCGGGAACCTGGTGACGCCGGCGAACCTCGGCGGCATGGCCACCAACGTCCGCTTCCTCGGGCGCAACGGGGTGCCCACGCCCGGCGCGGTCGGGGCGGTCGGCGCGGTGCAGGGGACCTCGGTGCTGATCACGGTGATGATCGTGCTGCCGTTCGTGGCGACCTCCGGGCGGGTCAGCGAGCTGCTCAGCCCCGGCATCGGGTGGCTGGTCGCGGTGGCGGTCGTGGTGGTCCTGGCGGCGGCGCTGCTGGTGCGCCGCAGCCGGGTGATGATCCTGGACGCGCTCGCGGGCATGGGGCAGGGGCTCGGCACACCGGGGCGGTGCGCGGTGGTGCTCGCGGGGCACGTGGTGGCGCTGCTCGGGTCCACGGCGGCGCTGGCGGCTGCGGTGGCCGCGTTCGGCGGGGACGTGCCGCTGGGCGACCTGCTGCTGGTGGCGGCGGCGGGCACGGCGATCGCGGGCGCGGTGCCGGTGCCCGGTGGGGCCGGGGCGGCCGAGCTGGTGCTGGCCGCGCAGCTGGCGGCCGTGGGCCTCGACCCGTCCATGGCGCTGGTGGTGGCGCTGCTGCACCGGTTGATCTCGTTCTGGGCGCGCGTGCCGATCGGCTGGGTGGCCTTCTCCTGGCTGCGGCGCGAAGGGCACCTGTGA
- a CDS encoding BTAD domain-containing putative transcriptional regulator encodes MELLGPLRAWTDPGERSEVALGPARRRAVFAVLAARANQEVTRQDLVDAVWGDEPPPTAVGALHTYVSGLRAALGQDRAALASGRASYSLRVPDDGVDAAGFERSRLIGTRLLGAGDWSGARTALTGALALWRGPALSGVPGPFAEVERRRLAELRLGALEAHARAGLELGEHTEVLASLSALVAEHPGHESLRELVMLALLRSGRRAEALESYRDARRALAAQGVEPGPALRALHQRILHEDPGAAAVAEVLAAGPVRADRITRVRDLVAGPAGWDRAFSEQHPTVVRAPAARRTPDHPTPARSSTPAPPRPTARPQPARPRPASHFLGRTEELALLHELITDVRAGRGGLLWLEGDAGVGKSALLAEALSTAPGCRVVPVSGARGLFGDLATAPLVAAALTGSTSPEPLVLLVDDLHALSEPDLLMWHRLATTALAPRGAPLLLLAASRPLATGRVLPRLRRAVRVRGGHLLTLPPLPTAYVAALVGHVVGARPGASLLDLARRAGGNPLFAERVAASLVRRDAVRVVDGVAEVDEVELERVPTSLLSVAAGVLEPLSAAAREVLRCAAVLGPRFRVAELGAVTGRTVRELLGALDEAVAASVVVDPGSGEELAFRNACLHRALLDGLPTTALSALRRRAARALSTLGAPPERIAAVSG; translated from the coding sequence GTGGAGCTGCTGGGACCGCTGCGCGCCTGGACGGACCCCGGCGAGCGGTCCGAGGTCGCGCTGGGACCGGCCCGCAGGCGCGCGGTGTTCGCCGTGCTGGCGGCCCGCGCGAACCAGGAGGTGACCAGGCAGGACCTGGTGGACGCGGTGTGGGGCGACGAGCCCCCGCCGACAGCGGTGGGCGCGCTGCACACCTACGTCTCCGGCCTGCGCGCGGCGCTGGGCCAGGACCGGGCGGCGCTGGCGTCCGGCCGCGCCTCGTACTCCCTGCGCGTGCCCGACGACGGCGTGGACGCGGCGGGGTTCGAGCGCTCCCGCCTGATCGGGACGCGGCTGCTGGGCGCGGGCGACTGGTCGGGGGCACGCACCGCGCTGACCGGGGCGCTCGCGCTGTGGCGCGGCCCGGCGCTCTCCGGCGTCCCCGGCCCGTTCGCCGAGGTGGAGCGCCGCAGGCTGGCCGAGCTGCGCCTGGGCGCCCTGGAGGCGCACGCCCGCGCCGGTCTGGAGCTGGGCGAGCACACCGAGGTCCTGGCGTCCCTGTCCGCGCTGGTCGCCGAGCACCCCGGTCACGAGTCGCTGCGGGAGCTGGTGATGCTGGCCCTGCTGCGCTCGGGCCGCCGGGCCGAGGCGCTGGAGTCCTACCGGGACGCCCGCCGGGCGCTCGCCGCGCAGGGCGTGGAGCCGGGTCCGGCGCTGCGCGCGCTGCACCAGCGCATCCTGCACGAGGACCCCGGCGCCGCGGCGGTGGCGGAGGTGCTGGCGGCGGGACCGGTGCGCGCGGACCGGATCACCCGCGTGCGGGACCTGGTCGCGGGCCCGGCGGGCTGGGACCGGGCGTTCTCCGAGCAGCACCCGACCGTGGTCCGCGCCCCGGCCGCGCGCCGGACGCCCGATCACCCCACCCCTGCCCGGTCGTCCACCCCCGCGCCGCCCCGCCCGACCGCGCGCCCGCAGCCCGCACGCCCGCGGCCCGCCAGCCACTTCCTGGGCCGCACCGAGGAGCTGGCCCTCCTGCACGAGCTGATCACCGACGTGCGGGCCGGTCGCGGCGGTCTGCTGTGGCTGGAGGGCGACGCGGGCGTCGGCAAGTCCGCCCTGCTCGCCGAGGCGCTGTCGACCGCGCCGGGCTGCCGCGTGGTCCCGGTGTCCGGCGCGCGGGGCCTGTTCGGCGACCTCGCCACCGCCCCGCTGGTCGCGGCGGCCCTCACCGGCTCCACCAGCCCGGAGCCGCTCGTGCTGCTGGTGGACGACCTGCACGCGCTGTCCGAGCCCGACCTGCTGATGTGGCACCGCCTGGCCACCACCGCCCTCGCGCCCCGAGGCGCCCCGCTGCTGCTGCTCGCCGCGTCCCGCCCGCTCGCGACCGGCCGCGTCCTGCCCCGGTTGCGCCGGGCGGTGCGGGTCAGGGGCGGCCACCTGCTGACCCTGCCGCCGCTGCCGACCGCCTACGTCGCGGCGCTGGTCGGCCACGTCGTGGGCGCCCGCCCCGGCGCGTCCCTGCTCGACCTGGCCAGGCGGGCGGGCGGGAACCCCCTGTTCGCCGAGCGGGTGGCGGCCTCGCTGGTGCGGCGCGACGCCGTGCGCGTGGTGGACGGCGTGGCCGAGGTGGACGAGGTCGAGCTGGAGCGGGTGCCCACCTCGCTGCTGTCGGTGGCCGCGGGCGTCCTGGAGCCGCTGTCGGCGGCGGCCCGGGAGGTGCTGCGCTGCGCGGCCGTGCTCGGCCCGCGCTTCCGGGTGGCCGAGCTGGGCGCGGTGACCGGCCGGACGGTGCGCGAGCTGCTGGGCGCGCTGGACGAGGCGGTGGCCGCGTCGGTCGTCGTGGACCCCGGTTCCGGCGAGGAGCTGGCGTTCCGCAACGCCTGCCTGCACCGCGCCCTGCTGGACGGCCTGCCCACGACCGCGCTCAGCGCGCTGCGCCGACGAGCCGCGCGGGCGCTGAGCACCCTGGGCGCGCCGCCGGAGCGGATCGCGGCGGTCAGCGGCTGA
- a CDS encoding phosphotransferase — protein MAVDAQRARRAAAPHLGAGRVPARGARRGLVAPGRRAGLDGAHAPAGGSGGRGDSAVSACRTGWSPRAARAVAEERGELLDRVDRASLLTGDLWTPDVLLADGAPRPLVTGVLDLDRAEWGDPLADWAVWTARRKPGREGFWGGYGTLPDDEGALEGELAALLAA, from the coding sequence GTGGCGGTTGATGCGCAACGAGCACGCCGTGCTGCCGCACCTCACCTCGGTGCTGGGCGGGTTCCTGCCCGGGGTGCTCGTCGCGGACTGGTCGCACCGGGTCGTCGAGCGGGACTGGATGGTGCTCACGCTCCTGCCGGGGGTTCCGGCGGTCGAGGGGATTCGGCGGTATCCGCGTGCCGTACGGGGTGGTCACCACGAGCAGCTCGGGCGGTCGCCGAGGAGCGGGGTGAGCTGCTCGACCGGGTCGACCGCGCCTCGCTGCTCACCGGGGACCTGTGGACACCCGACGTTCTCCTGGCCGACGGCGCGCCCCGGCCCCTGGTCACCGGGGTGCTCGACCTCGACCGCGCGGAGTGGGGCGACCCGCTCGCCGACTGGGCGGTGTGGACGGCTCGGCGCAAACCTGGGCGCGAGGGGTTCTGGGGCGGGTACGGGACGCTGCCCGACGACGAAGGCGCGCTGGAGGGCGAGCTCGCGGCTCTGCTTGCGGCATAG
- a CDS encoding helix-turn-helix transcriptional regulator produces MTTRIPVAVYAADQVLRTGVTHQLKPRPEVEVLPPGEEHRARVALVVVDEVDEPSARLLRRLQRATTVRTGVVVSRFDQDALQVVVDCGVVAVVRRGDADQDRLVAAVSALAKGEAVLPGDLLGKLLDHVSRLRRSVLDPNAPSLSTLTPREADMLRLVSEGFGTAEIAVKMSFSERTVKNVLHEVTTRLNLRNRAHAVGYVMRHGLI; encoded by the coding sequence ATGACGACGAGGATTCCGGTCGCCGTGTACGCGGCGGACCAGGTGCTGCGCACCGGCGTGACGCACCAGCTCAAGCCGCGCCCCGAGGTGGAGGTCCTGCCGCCCGGCGAGGAGCACCGCGCGCGCGTCGCGCTCGTGGTCGTGGACGAGGTGGACGAGCCGTCCGCGCGGCTGCTGCGCAGGCTCCAGCGCGCCACGACCGTGCGCACCGGCGTGGTGGTGAGCCGCTTCGACCAGGACGCGCTGCAGGTCGTCGTCGACTGCGGCGTGGTGGCCGTGGTGCGCCGGGGCGACGCCGACCAGGACCGGCTGGTGGCGGCGGTGTCGGCGCTGGCGAAGGGCGAGGCGGTGCTGCCCGGCGACCTGCTCGGCAAGCTGCTCGACCACGTCAGCCGGTTGCGGCGCAGCGTGCTCGACCCGAACGCGCCCAGCCTGTCCACCCTCACCCCGCGCGAGGCCGACATGCTGCGGCTGGTGTCCGAGGGGTTCGGCACCGCCGAGATCGCGGTGAAGATGTCGTTCTCCGAGCGGACGGTCAAGAACGTGCTGCACGAGGTCACCACCCGGCTGAACCTGCGCAACCGCGCGCACGCGGTCGGGTACGTGATGCGCCACGGGCTGATCTGA